GGCGCGGTCTGGCACTTCGCGAATATCTACCTCGTTTTCGACCAGCACCTGCATCGTCTTCGCCATCACGTCGGCGTGGTAGTGCAGGCCCTGATACCCCAGCACCGTGCCGTCGTCCGCATCGACGACTAACTTCGCTAGCCCCTCCGGAACGGCCTTCGTCTTGAAGACGCCGTCGGTGCTGGCTTCTCGGGAGACGGCGACGTAGTCGCGGTCTGTCGCCCGAACTGCATCCTCCGAGACGCCGACGCGCGCGAACGGGTAGACGCCGAGACCCGAGAAGATGACGTGGTGGTGGATGTTCTGGTAGGGTTCCAACTCCTTCCCGGAACGATGAGCGAGAACGTTCTCCGCGGCTTTGAACCCCTGCTCTTTGGCGACGTGCAGAATCGGTTCGCGGCCGTTCACGTCGCCGACGACGAACACGCGCTCGTCGTCGCGGGCCTGCATGGTGTCAGTCACCCACCCCGACTCCGGTTCGAGCGGCGTGTTCTCCAGTCCGAGTCCGTCGATTGCTGGGCGGCGGCCGGTGAAGAGGAACAGTTGGTCGGCTTCGATTGCTTCTTCTGTATCGTCACGCTCGACGTGCAGGCGAACGCCGCCGTCGTTCGTCTGCTCGACCGACTGCTCGTCCGTGTTAGTCAGCACCTCGACGCCGAACTCCTCGCGGTAGAGGTCGAGCATCGTCTCGCTGAACTCCGCGTCGCCCTCGTCTAGCGGGTAGTCGTCGTGTTCGATTACGGTCACGTCCATCTCGGCGGCTTCGCTGAGGTACGGCACCAACTCCAAGCCGACGTAGCCGAAGCCCATCACGACGCCCGAGTCGGGGAACTCCGTGGCATCGAGTACGTCTGCACTGGTCATGTATTCGACTTCCTCGATTCCTGGCAAGTCGGGCACGTTGACCGTCGAACCCGTGGCGACGACCACGTAGTCGGCCTCGATTTCTCGCTCACCGACTGCGACCGTGTGGTCGTCTACGAACCGTCCCGTCTGGTGGAGGAACTCGACGTTCTCGCGCTCCGCGAGGTCGTGAACGGCGGCGCGGCGATGCTTGGCGAAGTTCTGGACGTGCTCGTCTTTGGTCGCCACAACCTCCTCCAAATTCACGTCCGGGACGCCTTCCACGCGGTGGTCGTGGCGCGCCTGAAATTTGTGTTCTCCTGCGGACAGCACCTCTTTCGAGGGCATGCAGCCGCGGAGGATGCAGAGACCACCGCCCGGTTGGCCGTCGTCTACCAGCGTCAGTTCCATGTCGTCCTCGTCGGCGAGGTCTTGGGCGACTGCGACTCCGGCGCTCCCGTAGGCCCCGATAATCACGACGTGAGTCATACGTGAGATGACGACGAGCCACTAAGTTAGGTGTTCGGCCAACGGCACCCGCGACCGGAAAACGGCGAACGAATAAGTAGCAGTCAGCGCAGTCGCGCGAGGAGCGCGGCCGCGAGGAGCGCGACGACTGCCGTAATCGGCGTGAAGCCGGGGATAGTGCCGCTACTGCCGTCGATTTCACCGGTAGTATCGCCGCCGGAATTCGTCGTGCCCGAGTCGTCGGCAGTTGTCTCGTCACCGCTCGTCGTCGTGTCGTCGGACGTCGTGGTGCCTTGCGCTGGACTCGCCGCCTGCATAGAGATGGTACGCTTCGAGAAGTGGTTCACCGCGACCAGTATCTCCGCGTTCGCATCGGCCTGAGCATTCTCGCTTCCGGCGCTCTCGACCAGGTAGCGCGAGCGCTCGCTCCCGACGGCACTGCGCAGTTGAGTGTAGGTCGAAGCCCTCACAGCGGCCTTCGCCTCGCCGCTCACGCGCACTTCGAGGTCTTCGGAGGCGTTCATCACCTTTCGGGAGACGCTGGTGATGACGACGGTCCCTTCGTTGGCCGCCCGGTCAACCGTGACGTTCACTGCGCCCGCTCCGGTCTGCTTCGCTTCGACAGTGGTGTTCTGTCCGTAGCTCACCGTGTCTACGACGGTATTCTTGCCTTCGGTCATCACGTAGGCTTCGGCTTTCGCCTTGCCGTCGGCGATGAGTTTCTCTTGCTTCTCGTCGCCGTCGTCCTTACCGTCGGGGTACGCTCGGAAGACGAGACGGCCGTCTTTTCCGAGTTTCGCGGCCACGTCACCATTCTTGTTGACCGTGACGTTGCCAGCACCGACGACGAGGAAGGTGCCTTTCGTGCCGTTCGCCGTCGTCACCGAGACCTGCGAGTTACCCGCTGCGGAGGCGTTCGCGCCGTTCGAAAGATTGGCGAGAACGTACTGGGAACTGTTGCCCGGTTCGACCAGGAGGATACCGTGACCGTTGTCGTGGGCGGTCAACGTCGCGCCGTTTCTGGCCTCTACCGTCGCGCTCGCGTTGGTCCTCGCATCGAGACTGACGACTGAGGCGTTGAGAGTCGTTACAGCCGACAGCGAGGTGCCTGCGCCGAGCAGGCCGCCGCTCTTTGCACTACTTTGTGACTGTACCGTCACGGAACTGAACGTCTGTGCGCCATCGACCGTGTAGTTGGTGACGGCGTTATCGGCGGTTTCGAACGAGACGTGCGTCCCATTGTAGGCACTTCTGGAGGTTTGTCCCATTGCTGGGGGAACCACAGTTGCGCTGAGCAACAGCGCGGTCAGGACGATTGCGAGTCGTTTCATCGTAATCAGGCGTGAATCGTATCTCGGTAATACACTTTTTGGCTTCGTGAGTCTCGACTGACTCGATAGGTGGCCGCCAATGCTCAATGATGAGCATTAGTAACCAAATAACTACACTACGTGCCTTTCACACAGCGGGTGCATTCCCGGTCTAAGCGTCCATTTCCGACTCGCTTCGTCGGCGCGCTCCCGTTATCGAGATATTTCGCCACCGGACTCGTCCAGCACTCGCTCGACCTCTTCTGGCGTGACGACCGCCACGTCTCCCGGAATCGTCCGCTTGAGGGCGGCAGTCGCCGCACCGTAGGCGAGCGCGGCGGGAACGTCCTCACCCGCGAGTCTGCGTGAGAGGAACGCTCCGACGAAGGCGTCGCCGGTGCCGATGGGGTCGAACGTCTCGGTTTCGAAGGCGTCCTGTTCGTAGACTTCGCCGTCGTGGTGCGCGAGCGCGCCCGCCTCGCCGCGCGTGACGACGACCGTCTCGAAGTCGAACTCCTCGGCGAGCGACGACGCGATTTCGGCGGCATCGCCGTCCCGTGCAAGGACCTCGCGGGCGTCCCGCGCGGCGACGACCAGCACGTCCACGTCGGGGAACAACGCTTCGAGCGTCTCCCGTGCTTCGTTCGGTTCCCAGAGCTTCGAGCGATAGTTCACGTCGAACGCAGTGGTCGTGCCCGCCTGCTGTGCGGTGGCGAGCAACTCTTTCGTCGTCGCCTCCAGCGTCTCGGAGAGTGCAGGCGTGATGCCGCAAGTGTAGAAGACTTCCGCGTCCCGAACCGTCTCGGCGGGTAGTTCGTCGAACTCCGCAGTCGTCACCGCGGCGTCCGACCGGTCGTAAATGACGTTCGTTCCGCGCGGCGCGCCGCCGTGTTCGAGGTAGTAGGTGCCCTGTCGGCCCTCTTCGCTCCAGACGACGTCCGTCTCGACGCCGTGCTGGCGGAGTCCGGCCGTGACGCGTCGTCCGAGAGGTGAGTCCGGCAGTTTCGACACCCACGTCGCGTCCGCGCCGAGTCGCTGGGCGGCGACGGCGACGTTGCTCTCCGCGCCAGCGGCACGGAATTCGAGGCTGTCGGTCGTCTCCAGTCGTTCGTGGCCCGACGGCGAGAGTCGGAGCATCGTCTCGCCGAACGTGACGAGGTCGGTCATAGCGAAACCATCACGCGGGCGGTGCATAACGTACTCGGTCCCGGATACACTTCTCCGGGAACTAGTCAGGAATTTTGACTGTATTGTACGTTTATCAGTGTGGATATATTCCGCTCACCTATGGGAGACGGAAGACGCGAGTCTGGTTCGCGCCGTCGGTTCCTCCGCCGTTCGGGTGCCGTCGCTCTCTCGACGCTCGTCGCAGGCTGTACTGGAAGCAGAACGTCGAGGTCAGTACGTTCGCGGACCTCTGGGAGATGCGAATGTCGGTGTGAAGACGCGATAGTCGGTGTACCGATTCGAAAAGCAGTCTACCTTAGTCGTCACTTTTTCGCCGTGCCCACTGAATTGCCAGCACGATTGTCCCGACCAGTGCGGCAACTATCACCAGTGGGACCGCGATAGTCGCCACGAAGAGCCACTGCGGAAATGGGTCGTCCGCTTGCGTGGCGTCGTCGCCGGTCGGCGTCGGTGTTTTCGTCGTAGTCGTGCTAGTCGTCGTTTCGCTCGTCCCGGTCGTCGTTTCCGTAGTCTCAGTCGCGCCGATAGCGACCGTCGGCGCGAGGATGAGCATCGTCAGGACCGCGACGAATACCGCGACACGTCGCTGCCGTCTCACTCTTCGGCCCGCCGCCCGGCGTGACCCGGGTAGTCGCGCTCGAATCGGTCCTCGATTTCGCTCTCGGAGAACTCGATAATCACGGGGCGGCCGTGCGGGCAAGCGTAGGGGTTCTCGCAGTCGTCCAGCGCGGCGAGCAGTTCCACGACCGAGCCCTCTCGGAGCGAGGTGTTGCCTGTGATGGAGGGGTAGCAAGCGAGGTCAGCCAGCAGGTCGTCGGCGACGGCTTCGACCGTCTCGCCTCGGTCGCCGGCGTCCGTCGAGACGAACTCGCCGAGCGCGTCTCTGAGTAGTTCGGGGTCGAGCGTCGCGTCGAGGACGGTCGGGACGGTTCGCACTGCGACAGTCCTGTCGTCGGTTTTCTCGCCACGGAAGCCCAACGTCTCCAGCGCGTCGCGGTACTCCTCGAAGACGGCGGCCTCACCAGCCGTCAACTCCAACTCGACGGGTTCGGCGAGCATCTGGGTCGTCGTGTCGTCGGCGAACGCCTCGCAGAGTCGCTCGTAGTTGACGCGCTCGTCGGCGGCGTGCTGGTCCACCAGTACCAGCCCCTCGGGCGTCTCGGCGACGACGTAGGTGTCGTGGAGTTGTCCGAGAATTTGCATTCGTGGGAGCGTCTCGAACTCGGGGTCGTCGGTCGTTTCGCCGGAGAGGGTAGTGGCGTCCGTGGGAGCGTCGAATTTCCGGGGAGTGGCGTCTCCACGTCCGGCCGAAGTCGCGGAAGTCGTCTCAGTGGTCGCGGACGCGGTTGCGGTGCTGTCAGTGGTTTCGGCAGTTGTGGTCCCCGTTTGGTCTTCCACTTCAGAATCTGCTGTCTCGTTCCGGCCCGATTCGCTCGCGGCTTCGCCGCTCGCAGCTTCGAGACCCTCGTTCGCTTCGCTCACTACGCTAGCGTTCGTCGGTCCCGGCTCCGACCGATTCGCTCCCGAACTGCTCGTGGTCGAACTGTTCGCTGTCGTCTCGTCTGACTCGCTGACGTGCGTCGTCTCACCCGACTTCGCAGTGCGCGACTTTGCGCGCGCCGTGCCGTCGTCCAGTGTCGATTGTTCGGACTCCCTCGACTCGATACCGGATTCGAGTTCGGACTGCTCGCTCACACTCGCGTCCTCACGTTTCGTGTCCCCTCCGCGTTCGCCTTCCCCCTCGCGTTCGGGTTCGACCTGCGCCTCTGCGGGCGCAGATCGCCCGCGCGGCGCAGACGAGCGAACGAGACCGTCGTCGAGTAGTGCATCCTTCACCGCCGATTCGACGGCCGAGGTGACCGCCGATTCGTCGCCGAATCTGACTTCCATTTTTCTTGGATGGACGTTTACGTCAACCGAGTCGCCCGGCACCTCTAGAAACAGCACTGCGAAGGGGTATCGTTCGGTCGAGAGTTGCCCGCCGTAGGCGTCGAGGATAGCTTCTCGAATCGCAGACGAGCGGACGTACCGACCGTTGACGTACGTCGAGACGTACTCGCGGGTACTCCGGGTCGTCTCGGGATTGCTGACGTAGCCCGAGAGTTCGATGCTGGCTTTGTTTTCGCCTGCTCGCGGCGTGGCCGCTCGCTTTTCCGAGGCCCGCTCGACTGTCGCCTCGCGCGCCTCGCTTTCCACTCGAATCATCGAAGTCGCCACTTCGCGGCCGTACACCGCGAGTAGCGTCGATTGCAGGTCGCCCCGACCGTCGGTGGCGAACACCTCGCGGTCGTCGTGGGTCAGCGAGACCGCAACGTCGGGATTCGCCAGCGCGTACTGCGTGACGACCGTGTTGACGTGCGAGAACTCTGTGGCCGTGGTCTTGAGGTACTTCCGCCGTGCGGGTGTGTTGTAGAAGAGGTCGGTCACTTCGACTGTCGTGCCAGCGGGCCGACCCGCAGGACCGACCGATTCGACCTCGCCGCCTTCGAGTCGGAGTTCGGTTGCGCGGGTCTCTCCTCCCGCTTCCTCACCGCTCTCTCGGGGCTTCGTCGTGATGGTCGTCTTCGACACCGCGCCGATGGTGTGGAGTGCTTCCCCCCGAAACCCCAGCGTCGTCACGCCCGATTCGAGGTCGTCGATGTCGCCGATTTTGCTCGTGGTGTGTTCCTCCACCGCGGTTCGAACGGCGTCCTCGCTCATGCCGACGCCGTCGTCGGCGACGACGATGCGCTCGGTGCCGCCTGCCTCGACGGTCACGTCGAGACGGTTCGCGTCGGCGTCTACGCTGTTCTCGACCAGTTCTTTGACGACCGAGGCGGGGCGTTCGACCACCTCACCCGCCGCGATTTTCCGTATCGTCGCGTCGTCCAGTTTCGTGATTTCGCTCATCGTCGGCCTCCGAGTCGGTCGCGCAGACGAGTGCCAGCAGTCATGTTCCAAGCGAGGGAACAGACCCCTATCAATCCAGTGTTGGCCGTCGGGGCCGAGCAGAAGTCCCTGTAACTCACTGTCGGTATTTTCACTCTCTCGCGCGCAGGAATCGGGGGAGTTTTGAACGGCTTCGACTCTACCCTCTTAGCCATTCGGAAGTCGTTCCGGCTCCGTCGCCACCCGCGGAGTACCAGAAATACGCCGTAACCCTCGATATCGAGCATATTAGAACTTCTGTCGGCAGTTTTACGATTCCTTTCGAGCAAAAACACATACAAAAGTGTTACCCGTGTCGCTCTCACACGTGTAACCATGGAGAGAACTCGTCGGCTGACCGAACAAGACGAAGAAACAACCGAGCAAGAAGAGCAGAAAGGTGGCCGACAACAGTGCCCCGAATGTGACTCTGCAGACCTGGTCAAGAGCGCGGACGGAAGCGAACTCGTCTGTGGCGACTGCGGCCTCGTCATCGAGGAGACGAACGTGGACCGCGGGCCGGAGTGGCGAGCGTTCAACCACCAAGAACGCCAATCGAAGTCCCGTGTGGGCGCGCCGACGACGAACACGATGCACGACAAGGGCCTGACCACCACCATCGACTGGAAGGACAAGGACGCCTACGGTCGGTCGCTCTCTTCGAAGAAGCGCAGTCAGATGCACCGACTGCGCAAGTGGCAGGAGCGTATCCGAACCAAGGACGCGGGCGAGCGCAATCTCCAGTTCGCCCTTTCAGAGACCGACCGCATGGCGAGCGCACTCGGTGTGCCGCGCTCGGTACGCGAGGTCGCCAGCGTCATCTACCGTAAGGCGCTCAACGAGGACCTGATTCGCGGCCGTTCCATCGAGGGTGTGGCTACCTCGGCACTGTACGCGGCCTGCCGCAAAGAGGGAATCCCGCGCAGTCTCGAAGAAGTATCCGGCGTCTCGCGTGTAGACCGCAAGGAAATCGGCCGCACCTACCGCTACGTCTCCCAAGAACTCGGCTTGGAGATGAAACCGGTAGACCCCAAGAAGTACGTCCCCCGATTCTGCTCGGAACTCGAACTCGGCGAGGAAGTACAGGCGAAGGCCAACGAAATCATCGAGACCACCGCCGAGAAAGGACTGCTCTCTGGCAAGTCCCCGACCGGCTACGCCGCCGCCGCGATTTACGCCTCCTCGCTGCTCTGCAACGCGAAGAAGACTCAGCGAGAGGTCGCGGAAGTCGCGCAGGTGACGGAAGTCACCATCCGGAACCGGTATCAAGAACAGATCGAAGCGATGGGCATCCACGAGTAGTCGCAGTTCGACGTTTCGAGGTCTTTTCTGCAATCGGCGCACTCCGACAGGCTTCTCACCGTTCGTCGCGCTGAAGGCGCTCTCGGCGTTCTTCGAACTCCTCGTCGGAGATGTCGCCGCGCGCGTACGCCGTTCGGAGTTCTTCTATCGCCGGGTCGTTGCCACTGATGTCACTTCGAACCCCCTTGAACAGGAGGTAGCCACCGCCAACGAGGACGAGGAGGAACAACAGCGGTCCGAGGAATCCCATGATGAGCATCCACGTCGGGACGTTCCCGCCGTAGCCCCACATTCCGGGCCCCATCATTCCACCCCAACCCATCATGCCGAATCCCATCGTCAGGGCTGGCAGGAGGACGAGGAGCGCGATTGCGAGGAGGACGAGCGTTCCTAAACTTGGTGTGTTGTCTGTAGTACTCATGTCGTGGTCACCCTATATTGCAAGGCTGTCCCACTAGCGTACGTTCTCCCTCTTTATCCTGTTTGCTCCTAACGAATTTGGGATCGAAAGCTGGCGGAGTGACGAAAAGTAAGGTGTCGAGAGCATCTCTGTACTCGCCTCCGATCGTCCGAGAACGCACTCCTCTAAAAATCTCCTCTGTCAGCGACTCACTCCTCCAACTCGTCCTGCCACTGCTTGACCTGATTCATCAGTTCGACGGGCGAGGTTCCGGTCAGGTCGGTTCCACGTAACTCCTCCAGCACGGACTCGGTGGCGGGATCGAGTGCTTCCTGCTCTTGCTCCGTCTCGCGTGCTTGCTCCATCTTCTCATCACCTGTCGCTCCGCTCGCCGACCCCTGAAACTGCCCGGCCCCCAAATCGAAGACGACCTGCTTCGTCTCGCCGTCACTCGCTTCCTCGCTTCCGCGCACGTCGATTGCCTCGTCCTCGCGCAACTTCGCCAGCACGTCGCGCGACCGTTCCACGACCGGATTCGGCACGCCAGCCAAGTTGGCGACGTGAATCCCGTACGAGCGGTTCGTTGGGCCGTCTTCGACGGTGCGGAGGAAGGTCACGTCGTCGCCCTGCTCGTCCGCCGCGACGTGGACGTTCTCGACTCTGTCGAGGCTCTCGGCGAGCGTCGTCAGTTCGTGGTAGTGGGTGGCGAACAGCGTCTTGGCACCGATTTCGTTGTGCAGGTACTCCGTGGCGCTCCACGCGATGGAGATGCCGTCGTACGTCGCGGTTCCTCTGCCCACCTCGTCCAGAATCACCAGCGACTCGTCGGTGGCTGAGTGCAGGATATTGCTCAGCTCCTGCATTTCGACCATGAAAGTGGAGCGACCCTGCGCGAGTTCGTCCAGCGCGCCGACGCGGGTGAAGATGCCGTCCACGAGTCCCACGTCGGCCGCCTCGGCGGGCACGAAACTCCCGACCTGCGCGAGCAAAGTTATCAGCGCGACCTGCCGCATGTACGTCGATTTGCCGGACATGTTCGGCCCCGTGACGATGAGGAATCGGCGGTCGTCGGTCATCCGCACGTCGTTCGGCACGAACTCGGTGGTCTG
The sequence above is a segment of the Halorussus halophilus genome. Coding sequences within it:
- a CDS encoding dihydrolipoyl dehydrogenase family protein; translated protein: MTHVVIIGAYGSAGVAVAQDLADEDDMELTLVDDGQPGGGLCILRGCMPSKEVLSAGEHKFQARHDHRVEGVPDVNLEEVVATKDEHVQNFAKHRRAAVHDLAERENVEFLHQTGRFVDDHTVAVGEREIEADYVVVATGSTVNVPDLPGIEEVEYMTSADVLDATEFPDSGVVMGFGYVGLELVPYLSEAAEMDVTVIEHDDYPLDEGDAEFSETMLDLYREEFGVEVLTNTDEQSVEQTNDGGVRLHVERDDTEEAIEADQLFLFTGRRPAIDGLGLENTPLEPESGWVTDTMQARDDERVFVVGDVNGREPILHVAKEQGFKAAENVLAHRSGKELEPYQNIHHHVIFSGLGVYPFARVGVSEDAVRATDRDYVAVSREASTDGVFKTKAVPEGLAKLVVDADDGTVLGYQGLHYHADVMAKTMQVLVENEVDIREVPDRAYHPTTPEILDGLFREAKAELE
- a CDS encoding PGF-CTERM sorting domain-containing protein; protein product: MKRLAIVLTALLLSATVVPPAMGQTSRSAYNGTHVSFETADNAVTNYTVDGAQTFSSVTVQSQSSAKSGGLLGAGTSLSAVTTLNASVVSLDARTNASATVEARNGATLTAHDNGHGILLVEPGNSSQYVLANLSNGANASAAGNSQVSVTTANGTKGTFLVVGAGNVTVNKNGDVAAKLGKDGRLVFRAYPDGKDDGDEKQEKLIADGKAKAEAYVMTEGKNTVVDTVSYGQNTTVEAKQTGAGAVNVTVDRAANEGTVVITSVSRKVMNASEDLEVRVSGEAKAAVRASTYTQLRSAVGSERSRYLVESAGSENAQADANAEILVAVNHFSKRTISMQAASPAQGTTTSDDTTTSGDETTADDSGTTNSGGDTTGEIDGSSGTIPGFTPITAVVALLAAALLARLR
- the kdgK1 gene encoding bifunctional 2-dehydro-3-deoxygluconokinase/2-dehydro-3-deoxygalactonokinase; translated protein: MTDLVTFGETMLRLSPSGHERLETTDSLEFRAAGAESNVAVAAQRLGADATWVSKLPDSPLGRRVTAGLRQHGVETDVVWSEEGRQGTYYLEHGGAPRGTNVIYDRSDAAVTTAEFDELPAETVRDAEVFYTCGITPALSETLEATTKELLATAQQAGTTTAFDVNYRSKLWEPNEARETLEALFPDVDVLVVAARDAREVLARDGDAAEIASSLAEEFDFETVVVTRGEAGALAHHDGEVYEQDAFETETFDPIGTGDAFVGAFLSRRLAGEDVPAALAYGAATAALKRTIPGDVAVVTPEEVERVLDESGGEISR
- the mutL gene encoding DNA mismatch repair endonuclease MutL, translating into MSEITKLDDATIRKIAAGEVVERPASVVKELVENSVDADANRLDVTVEAGGTERIVVADDGVGMSEDAVRTAVEEHTTSKIGDIDDLESGVTTLGFRGEALHTIGAVSKTTITTKPRESGEEAGGETRATELRLEGGEVESVGPAGRPAGTTVEVTDLFYNTPARRKYLKTTATEFSHVNTVVTQYALANPDVAVSLTHDDREVFATDGRGDLQSTLLAVYGREVATSMIRVESEAREATVERASEKRAATPRAGENKASIELSGYVSNPETTRSTREYVSTYVNGRYVRSSAIREAILDAYGGQLSTERYPFAVLFLEVPGDSVDVNVHPRKMEVRFGDESAVTSAVESAVKDALLDDGLVRSSAPRGRSAPAEAQVEPEREGEGERGGDTKREDASVSEQSELESGIESRESEQSTLDDGTARAKSRTAKSGETTHVSESDETTANSSTTSSSGANRSEPGPTNASVVSEANEGLEAASGEAASESGRNETADSEVEDQTGTTTAETTDSTATASATTETTSATSAGRGDATPRKFDAPTDATTLSGETTDDPEFETLPRMQILGQLHDTYVVAETPEGLVLVDQHAADERVNYERLCEAFADDTTTQMLAEPVELELTAGEAAVFEEYRDALETLGFRGEKTDDRTVAVRTVPTVLDATLDPELLRDALGEFVSTDAGDRGETVEAVADDLLADLACYPSITGNTSLREGSVVELLAALDDCENPYACPHGRPVIIEFSESEIEDRFERDYPGHAGRRAEE
- a CDS encoding transcription initiation factor IIB, whose amino-acid sequence is MERTRRLTEQDEETTEQEEQKGGRQQCPECDSADLVKSADGSELVCGDCGLVIEETNVDRGPEWRAFNHQERQSKSRVGAPTTNTMHDKGLTTTIDWKDKDAYGRSLSSKKRSQMHRLRKWQERIRTKDAGERNLQFALSETDRMASALGVPRSVREVASVIYRKALNEDLIRGRSIEGVATSALYAACRKEGIPRSLEEVSGVSRVDRKEIGRTYRYVSQELGLEMKPVDPKKYVPRFCSELELGEEVQAKANEIIETTAEKGLLSGKSPTGYAAAAIYASSLLCNAKKTQREVAEVAQVTEVTIRNRYQEQIEAMGIHE
- a CDS encoding SHOCT domain-containing protein, producing the protein MSTTDNTPSLGTLVLLAIALLVLLPALTMGFGMMGWGGMMGPGMWGYGGNVPTWMLIMGFLGPLLFLLVLVGGGYLLFKGVRSDISGNDPAIEELRTAYARGDISDEEFEERRERLQRDER